One stretch of Bacillus marinisedimentorum DNA includes these proteins:
- a CDS encoding TetR/AcrR family transcriptional regulator, translating to MNVLNEEKDFEKKQEVIDAAINEFGDKGYESASLNTILREAGISKGSFYYHFKNKEGLYIFLVKMLAEEKKKFFAAHIDPADFENKDIFSLFHILSKTGLEFARHNPYINKFSQSFIKDHDSDIYQKVIKTMDFQANDYLHDLIENAYEKNELREDLPKEFTKRIMTYLFTHIQDVASISKVDDFETAANHLIEFLKNGLSRK from the coding sequence GTGAACGTGTTGAACGAAGAAAAAGATTTTGAGAAAAAACAAGAGGTCATTGATGCCGCCATTAACGAGTTTGGAGATAAAGGATATGAAAGCGCATCACTGAACACCATTTTAAGAGAAGCCGGCATCAGCAAAGGCTCCTTCTATTATCATTTTAAAAATAAGGAAGGATTATATATATTTCTGGTAAAAATGCTGGCGGAAGAAAAAAAGAAGTTCTTTGCGGCCCATATCGATCCGGCCGATTTTGAAAATAAAGATATCTTTTCACTATTCCATATCCTTTCAAAAACAGGACTGGAATTCGCCCGGCACAATCCATACATCAACAAGTTCTCCCAGAGCTTCATCAAAGACCACGACTCGGACATTTACCAAAAAGTCATCAAAACAATGGATTTCCAGGCGAATGATTATTTGCATGACCTGATTGAAAACGCATATGAAAAAAATGAACTGCGGGAAGACCTTCCCAAAGAGTTCACAAAACGGATCATGACCTATTTATTCACCCATATTCAGGATGTCGCTTCAATCAGCAAAGTTGACGATTTTGAAACTGCAGCTAACCATTTGATCGAATTTTTGAAGAACGGCCTGTCCAGGAAATAA
- a CDS encoding ABC transporter permease, producing the protein MNNTFVLFVGELHRMKKYNILAASFVASLLWIGVLAFSSIEDVSHIFPLLVFLDATAMSMVMIGVTMFFEKQEGVIKTFLVAPIHKVEYLAAKSLANILSNVLTLLLLYGYAVIFKKIDVNLPGLIGAVSLIALFHSLIGVWLTYHSRDFTDLLVGMVKYTLVMMLPVLFEQLGVITSDVIKNILYVIPTKPAMLLLEAGTTGIESWELWLSAGYLLAASVLLFTIVTKKFDEFAMKESGV; encoded by the coding sequence TCGCATGAAAAAATATAATATCCTCGCCGCCAGTTTTGTTGCAAGCCTCCTATGGATCGGTGTTCTTGCTTTCAGCTCCATTGAAGACGTTTCTCACATCTTCCCGCTGCTCGTGTTTCTTGACGCCACCGCTATGTCGATGGTCATGATCGGGGTGACGATGTTTTTTGAAAAACAGGAAGGTGTCATTAAAACATTTCTGGTCGCCCCGATTCATAAGGTCGAATACCTGGCAGCCAAGAGTCTTGCCAATATTTTGTCCAACGTGCTGACACTGCTGCTTCTCTATGGATACGCAGTAATTTTCAAAAAAATTGATGTCAACCTGCCGGGACTGATCGGAGCTGTGTCCTTGATTGCATTATTCCATTCACTTATCGGCGTCTGGCTCACTTATCATTCAAGGGATTTTACCGATCTGTTGGTTGGCATGGTGAAATACACGCTTGTCATGATGCTGCCTGTCCTGTTTGAACAGCTTGGTGTCATCACGAGCGATGTCATTAAAAATATCCTTTACGTGATTCCGACCAAGCCTGCGATGCTTCTGCTTGAAGCCGGCACCACCGGAATCGAAAGCTGGGAACTCTGGCTTTCCGCCGGCTATTTACTTGCTGCAAGCGTGCTTTTATTCACTATTGTCACGAAAAAATTTGACGAATTCGCCATGAAGGAAAGTGGTGTTTAA